The sequence ggataaaatcgggaaaatacattatatttgaaattattaagcctattttgataatttttttaacattggttcctggattcatacaaaaattaactaacaggttgttatttggaactcgagtgccatggtgtattttaggccaaaaccgggtaaacagtttggtactttttttaaaacatatctaTTCtagggcacattaacacagattttaatattttgatacatgcctgtagcataaacaattttggcaaaatggaatatttttaaatttcaaacatgaggggtgttcaagtaagaaaagggaaattggtacttttctgctaatggtacctttttaatattttaaattatttcacttatcgacattaaagttagaaataagggattatatttaggtaccaaaatgtgagaactgaactatatttactttttcattcttctaattgtacttttttgaaatttctacaaCAATGGACAatggaaacatgaaattaaacatatatggtcctaagtgagtgagaattctagggggagactttttggtactttttctttattcgaatggtactttttgtaatttcttcaccaatgaacctagaaacatgcaataaagcttatatataaaccgagtgagtgggaaactacaagcggctgctttttggtactttttctatattctaatggtactttttgaattttctataatataatggaccttgaaatatgaaattaagcgtatatggtcctaagtgattgaaaattcaagcgtatacctcatggtactttttgtttattctaatggtacttttttgaaatttctataaaaatggacttagaaacatgaaattaaacatatatggtcctaagtgagttagaattctaggggagactttttggtactttttcattattcgaatgacactttttgtaatttcttcaccaatgaacccacccgagtgagtgggaaaccacaagtgggggatttttggtactttttatatattctaatggtacttttttgaatttcctacaataatggacctagagtttccaaaaaatcgaagaatttcaaaaccgcgttttcgtttttaaaaaattaaaaaccgatcggtttcggttttgtgataatttattaaatcttaagtattatagaaacaaaattagttgataatataggaaataatatacaaatctaaaattcaaacttgacgggttatggtttagtgaatgcgaatttaaaagtgataatcaatggtactatttccttattggaatggtactttttgaatattttataataataaacctaaaaatttaaaattaggaacacattttgcattttctataataatgaacccagaaatattaaattagacatttacaattagattcacatagtgagacttgatagtactatttatttcttctaattgggtgggcgaagcgcaccgggtcagctagtacaaaataaaataataattattcattGCACTATTGATAGCCTTTTGAAATATTACGAAAGTTTGAATTCCTAAAATGATAAAgtgaaaattattgtaaaataaatcaaacattATTCAGTAGTTCTTTAGAAATCGTTAAACAAACAGCTTAACTATGGCGGCATAtcaaatttatacaatatttgtgGTGTTATTGTTCATACAGGTTAGATTCCTTAaggaaaaaatctatatttctaTTTGCTTCAGTTTAAACGAGATCACACTATAcaatcattattattatattgtttgaagttattttctcttaaaaaagtcatataatattaaataaaaatgtgttgAATATATTGTTTGGGTTTTTTTCCATCAAATATTAAATCAATGTGAATGTacctttaaatattaattgaattaaatttcttactaactaattattaaaatataatgttttctttttgttaacaGTGCAGTTTTTGCAAATCCTTAGGCAATACTGGCAACTCAACTGATACCTCCACCGATGAAATGGAACCCAAACAAGCTCTTTTGCTCTATACCGCTTTTACCTTCATATCATTAGGTCAATCATATGCCCATAAAGCAGCCAACTTAAGTCGCCTTTTACTTAAAGATGCCGATTTGCTGGCCAATAATGACGCCGAAGTCTTGcagtttaaatcaaatttaaccCAGTTTGTGGCAAATTATGATGCCAACAAAGAAGCCGAATTAGTTTGGGATATAATGGATATTTATGTCAACATCACCGATCATTATTATGATCTACCGGAGGCAAAACAAACTTTGGaatccaaatttattttaaacctcttaaataaatacaattgta comes from Calliphora vicina chromosome 2, idCalVici1.1, whole genome shotgun sequence and encodes:
- the LOC135951628 gene encoding uncharacterized protein LOC135951628, which produces MAAYQIYTIFVVLLFIQCSFCKSLGNTGNSTDTSTDEMEPKQALLLYTAFTFISLGQSYAHKAANLSRLLLKDADLLANNDAEVLQFKSNLTQFVANYDANKEAELVWDIMDIYVNITDHYYDLPEAKQTLESKFILNLLNKYNCKKVETQLLKDFEPFVENFKRLFEDAKSVLEKPLLDWYEKFITLKDFEEKIDAIGEFIELA